From a single Clostridium isatidis genomic region:
- a CDS encoding acetate/propionate family kinase, translated as MKVLVINCGSSSLKYQLIDMETEKSLVSGLVERIGIDGSILTQKVEGKDKYIIKQDMKDHKEAIKLVLEALLNKEHAVIESMDEITAVGHRVVHGGEKYSDSVLIDDEVIELIKDCIPLAPLHNPPNIIGIEACKELMPNTPMAAVFDTAFHQTMPKVAYICPLPYELYEKYGIRRYGFHGTSHKYVSQKVAEVMNRDIKDLKIITCHLGNGCSLAAVKGGKSIDTSMGFTPLAGVMMGTRSGNIDPSVIAFLVEQQGYKLEEVNEMLNKKSGLLGISGVSSDFRDVQMAAEQGNERAKLALDIFNYKIRAQIASYAGIMGGVDVIVFTAGIGENSSFARKEVLKGLEFLGFNIDEEKNEVRGEVQEISTKDSKVKVYEIPTNEELVIARDTVKLLNK; from the coding sequence ATGAAAGTATTAGTTATTAACTGTGGTAGTTCATCACTAAAATATCAACTTATAGACATGGAGACAGAAAAATCTTTAGTAAGTGGTTTGGTTGAAAGAATTGGTATAGATGGATCAATTCTTACTCAAAAGGTAGAGGGCAAGGATAAATACATAATTAAACAAGACATGAAAGATCATAAGGAAGCAATAAAATTGGTCTTAGAAGCTTTATTAAACAAGGAGCATGCTGTTATAGAATCTATGGATGAAATAACAGCTGTAGGTCATAGAGTTGTTCACGGAGGAGAAAAATATTCTGATTCTGTATTAATTGATGATGAAGTAATAGAATTAATTAAGGATTGTATTCCACTAGCACCTTTACATAATCCACCTAACATAATAGGAATAGAAGCTTGTAAAGAACTTATGCCAAACACTCCAATGGCTGCTGTTTTTGATACTGCTTTCCACCAAACTATGCCTAAGGTAGCATATATTTGTCCGCTTCCATATGAACTTTATGAAAAGTATGGAATAAGAAGGTATGGTTTCCACGGAACATCTCATAAATATGTTTCACAAAAAGTTGCTGAAGTAATGAATAGAGATATTAAGGATTTAAAAATAATTACCTGTCATTTAGGTAATGGATGTTCTTTAGCAGCTGTTAAGGGCGGTAAGTCAATTGATACTTCTATGGGCTTTACACCTTTAGCAGGTGTAATGATGGGAACAAGATCTGGAAATATTGACCCATCAGTTATAGCTTTCTTAGTTGAACAACAAGGATATAAATTAGAAGAAGTTAATGAAATGTTAAACAAAAAGTCTGGACTTCTTGGGATTTCTGGAGTATCTTCAGATTTTAGAGATGTTCAAATGGCTGCTGAACAAGGAAATGAAAGAGCTAAATTAGCTTTAGATATTTTTAACTATAAGATTCGTGCTCAAATTGCATCCTATGCTGGAATAATGGGTGGAGTTGATGTTATAGTATTTACAGCTGGTATTGGTGAAAACTCATCCTTTGCTAGAAAAGAAGTTCTAAAGGGTTTAGAATTCTTAGGCTTCAATATAGATGAAGAAAAGAATGAAGTCAGAGGAGAAGTTCAGGAAATTTCAACTAAAGATTCTAAGGTTAAGGTATATGAAATACCAACAAATGAGGAGTTAGTTATAGCAAGAGACACAGTTAAGTTACTAAATAAATAG
- a CDS encoding DUF1450 domain-containing protein, translating into MILVCPSCSGIDIEILEEKFGKENIDTCCLGECGGIEGSVIGYINQKFIEEDSEENFIKKIEENLEQ; encoded by the coding sequence ATGATTTTAGTTTGTCCTTCCTGTTCAGGAATAGATATTGAAATATTAGAAGAAAAGTTTGGTAAGGAAAATATTGATACTTGTTGCTTAGGAGAGTGTGGTGGAATAGAAGGATCAGTAATTGGTTACATTAATCAGAAATTCATTGAAGAAGATAGTGAAGAAAATTTTATAAAGAAAATAGAAGAAAATTTAGAACAATAA
- a CDS encoding DMT family transporter yields MEKLDNRYKGIIFIIMSAFGFAVMSAFVKLAGDLPSFQKTFFRNLVSCIVALTFIIKNKQSYFGKKSSQKILLLRSALGTIGIVFNYYSIDRLVLSDANMLNKLSPFFVIIFSALFLKEKINIRQISAVLIAFIGTLFIIKPTFNIEIMPFIIGILGAVFAAGAYTCLRVLGSKENTYTVVFYFSLFSLIVIFPFMASVYKAMTLIQLIYLLLAGLFASIGQFGVTLAYKYAPAKEISIFDYSNIIFSAIISFAVFNTLPDIYSFIGYIIIFSASYYIFSYNKSLKNL; encoded by the coding sequence ATGGAGAAGTTAGATAATCGTTATAAAGGAATAATTTTTATAATAATGTCTGCCTTTGGCTTTGCAGTAATGTCTGCTTTTGTAAAATTAGCTGGAGATCTTCCTTCTTTTCAAAAGACTTTTTTTAGAAATCTTGTTTCTTGCATAGTAGCATTAACGTTTATAATTAAAAATAAGCAAAGCTATTTTGGTAAAAAAAGCAGTCAAAAGATCTTGTTATTAAGATCAGCTTTAGGAACAATAGGCATAGTTTTTAACTATTATTCAATTGATAGATTAGTGCTATCTGATGCTAATATGCTAAATAAATTAAGTCCTTTCTTTGTAATAATTTTTTCGGCTTTATTTTTAAAGGAAAAGATAAATATAAGGCAAATATCAGCCGTTTTAATAGCCTTTATAGGAACTTTATTCATTATTAAGCCTACTTTTAATATTGAAATAATGCCATTTATAATTGGAATTTTAGGAGCTGTTTTTGCGGCAGGGGCCTATACCTGTTTAAGAGTTTTAGGAAGTAAAGAAAATACTTATACTGTAGTTTTCTATTTTTCCTTATTTTCTTTAATAGTAATTTTTCCTTTTATGGCTTCAGTTTATAAAGCAATGACTTTAATACAGTTAATATATTTATTACTGGCTGGTTTATTTGCTAGTATTGGTCAATTTGGAGTTACCTTAGCCTATAAGTATGCACCAGCAAAAGAAATTTCAATATTTGATTATAGTAATATAATTTTTTCAGCAATAATAAGTTTTGCTGTATTTAATACATTGCCTGATATATATAGCTTTATAGGTTATATAATTATTTTCTCAGCTTCTTATTATATTTTTAGCTATAATAAAAGTCTAAAAAATTTATAA
- a CDS encoding phosphoribosylaminoimidazolesuccinocarboxamide synthase: MELIYRGKTKDVYELKDGNYMLKFKDDVTGENGVFDPGANTVGLTIEGIGKSGLRLTKFFFEKLNLLGIPTHYLSADIEKSTMTVLPAKVFGKGVEVICRYKAVGSFLRRYGLYAKERQELNGYVEVTLKDDLRNDPLITDEALEILNIMTKEEYKILVDLARKIGEIVKSELFKKGLELYDIKFEFGRIGKDNHIALIDEISGGNMRAYQGDTYIEPFELEKIMLTK; encoded by the coding sequence ATGGAGTTAATTTACAGAGGCAAAACAAAAGATGTTTATGAATTAAAAGACGGAAATTATATGCTTAAATTTAAAGATGACGTTACTGGTGAAAATGGAGTCTTTGATCCAGGAGCTAATACTGTAGGACTTACTATTGAGGGAATAGGGAAGTCTGGCTTGAGGCTTACAAAGTTCTTTTTTGAAAAACTAAATTTATTGGGCATACCAACTCATTATCTATCTGCAGATATTGAAAAGTCAACAATGACAGTTTTACCAGCAAAAGTCTTTGGGAAAGGTGTAGAGGTAATTTGTCGCTATAAGGCTGTAGGAAGTTTTCTTAGAAGATATGGATTATATGCCAAAGAAAGACAAGAGCTTAATGGTTATGTAGAAGTGACTTTAAAAGATGATTTAAGAAATGATCCATTAATTACTGATGAAGCCCTAGAAATTCTAAATATAATGACAAAAGAAGAATATAAAATTTTAGTTGATCTCGCAAGGAAAATTGGAGAGATAGTTAAGTCAGAGTTATTCAAAAAGGGCTTAGAACTATATGATATAAAATTTGAATTTGGAAGAATAGGAAAAGACAATCATATAGCCTTAATAGATGAAATTTCAGGGGGAAATATGAGGGCATATCAAGGTGATACATATATTGAGCCTTTTGAATTAGAAAAAATTATGTTAACTAAATAA